From Excalfactoria chinensis isolate bCotChi1 chromosome 4, bCotChi1.hap2, whole genome shotgun sequence, one genomic window encodes:
- the LOC140251632 gene encoding protein EOLA1-like has product MKAEMKVGCLSFRQPYAGLVLNKIKTIETRWRPVLAKYENRTVAVHIAIKDWEDESWRAILLDRLGMTLQEVQELLDKGEQFGRGVIAGLIDIGETSLCPEDLPPEEILELENKAVLSNLEQKYLTVVSNPRWLLEPIPAKGSRGVWQVNIPDELIPSES; this is encoded by the exons atgaaagcagagatgaaagtCGGGTGCCTTTCCTTCCGCCAACCCTACGCTGGGCTGGTTTTAAACAAGATCAAGACTATAGAGACTCGCTGGCGGCCGGTGCTCGCCAAGTACGAGAACCGCACCGTGGCTGTTCATATCGCCATTAAGGACTGGGAGGATGAGTCGTGGAGGGCGATTCTCTTGGATAGGTTGGGAATGACGCTGCAGGAAGTGCAAGAGCTGCTGGATAAAGGGGAGCAATTCGGCAGAGGAGTTATCGCAG GATTAATTGATATTGGAGAGACATCCCTGTGCCCAGAAGATTTACCACCTGAAGAGATTTTggagctggaaaacaaagctgttctCAGTAATCTAGAACAGAAATACTTGACTGTGGTTTCAAATCCAAGATGGCTCCTGGAACCAATCCCTGCCAAAGGGAGCAGGGGAGTGTGGCAGGTCAACATCCCTGATGAACTGATCCCTTCAGAGTCATAG